The Alnus glutinosa chromosome 7, dhAlnGlut1.1, whole genome shotgun sequence genome includes a region encoding these proteins:
- the LOC133872956 gene encoding pyruvate decarboxylase 2 has translation MDTMIGALDTCKPACNDVGCLPSNGAVSTIQSSVPSTFVNSTEATLGRHLARRLVQIGVTDVFTVPGDFNLTLLDHLIAEPGLNNVGCCNELNAGYAADGYARSRGVGACVVTFTVGGLSVLNAIAGAYSENLPLICIVGGPNSNDYGTNRILHHTIGLPDFSQELRCFQTVTCYQAVVNNLEDAHEMIDTAISTSLKESKPVYISIGCNLPGIPHPTFSREPVPFSLAPKLTNQMGLEAAVEAAAEFLNKAVKPVLVGGPKLRAAKASDAFVELADACGYAVAAMPSAKGFVPEHHPHFIGTYWGAVSTAFCSEIVESADAYLFAGPIFNDYSSVGYSLLLKKEKAIIVQPDRVVIANGPAFGCVLMKDFLRALAKRLKRNTTAYENYHRIYVPEGHPPKASPKEPLRVNVLFQHIQQMLSSETAVIAETGDSWFNCQKLKLPPACGYEFQMQYGSIGWSVGATLGYAQAVPEKRVIACIGDGSFQVTAQDVSTMLRCGQRTIIFLINNGGYTIEVEIHDGPYNVIKNWNYTGLVDAIHNGEGKCWTAKVRCEEELIEAIETATGAKKDCLCFIEVIVHKDDTSKELLEWGSRVAAANGRPPNPQ, from the exons ATGGACACTATGATCGGAGCACTCGACACGTGTAAGCCCGCTTGCAACGACGTGGGCTGTCTACCCTCAAACGGCGCCGTATCGACCATCCAGAGCTCGGTCCCCTCCACCTTCGTGAACTCCACAGAGGCCACCCTGGGCCGCCACTTGGCGCGCCGGCTTGTCCAGATCGGCGTGACGGACGTGTTCACCGTCCCCGGCGACTTCAACCTGACACTCCTCGACCATCTCATCGCTGAGCCAGGCCTTAACAACGTTGGCTGCTGCAACGAGCTCAACGCCGGGTACGCCGCTGACGGCTACGCCCGCTCCCGCGGCGTCGGCGCGTGCGTCGTGACCTTCACCGTCGGCGGTCTCAGCGTCCTCAACGCGATCGCCGGGGCGTACAGCGAGAACTTGCCGCTCATTTGCATAGTCGGTGGTCCCAACTCCAATGACTACGGGACAAACCGAATTCTTCACCATACCATTGGTTTGCCTGACTTTAGCCAAGAGCTCAGGTGCTTTCAGACGGTAACTTGCTATCAg GCTGTGGTGAATAACTTGGAAGATGCGCATGAGATGATTGATACAGCGATTTCAACTTCTTTGAAAGAAAGCAAGCCTGTGTACATTAGCATAGGCTGTAACTTGCCTGGGATTCCTCATCCAACTTTCAGCCGTGAACCCGTTCCATTTTCACTGGCTCCGAA ATTGACTAATCAGATGGGTTTAGAGGCTGCAGTGGAGGCAGCCGCGGAGTTCTTGAACAAGGCCGTGAAACCAGTTCTGGTGGGCGGGCCCAAACTGCGTGCTGCAAAGGCATCCGATGCCTTTGTTGAGCTTGCCGATGCTTGCGGTTACGCCGTTGCGGCGATGCCATCTGCGAAAGGATTTGTGCCGGAGCATCATCCGCATTTCATCGGGACCTACTGGGGTGCTGTGAGCACTGCCTTCTGTTCCGAGATTGTGGAGTCCGCTGATGCCTATTTGTTCGCCGGGCCGATCTTCAATGACTACAGCTCCGTTGGGTACTCGCTCCTTCTCAAGAAGGAGAAGGCCATCATCGTGCAGCCCGATCGCGTGGTGATTGCGAATGGGCCTGCATTTGGATGCGTTTTGATGAAGGATTTCCTCAGAGCACTTGCCAAGAGGCTCAAGAGGAACACCACTGCTTATGAGAACTACCACAGGATCTATGTTCCCGAAGGGCATCCTCCCAAGGCTTCGCCAAAAGAACCTTTGAGGGTTAATGTTCTGTTCCAGCACATACAGCAAATGCTGTCTAGTGAGACTGCTGTGATTGCTGAAACAGGGGACTCTTGGTTTAACTGTCAGAAGCTGAAATTGCCGCCTGCTTGCGG GTATGAGTTCCAAATGCAATATGGATCAATCGGTTGGTCAGTTGGTGCAACTCTTGGGTATGCACAGGCTGTGCCAGAGAAGCGAGTGATAGCATGCATTGGTGATGGGAGCTTCCAG GTCACCGCACAAGATGTATCAACAATGCTTCGATGTGGGCAGAGGACCATCATCTTCCTGATAAACAATGGTGGATACACCATTGAAGTTGAAATCCATGATGGGCCTTACAACGTGATTAAGAACTGGAACTACACTGGGTTGGTTGATGCAATACACAATGGCGAGGGCAAGTGCTGGACAGCCAAA gtccGCTGTGAGGAGGAGCTGATTGAAGCAATTGAGACAGCAACAGGGGCTAAGAAGGACTGCTTGTGCTTCATTGAGGTGATTGTTCACAAGGACGACACCAGCAAAGAGCTGCTTGAATGGGGCTCCAGGGTCGCTGCTGCCAATGGCCGCCCACCCAACCCTCAGTAA
- the LOC133874170 gene encoding transcription factor bHLH140 has translation MDIDDAPQGKGEETKEKPVVVILVGAPGSGKSTFSEQVMSSSKRPWVRICQDTIGGGKSGTKAQCLKSATSALKDGKSVFIDRCNLDREQRAEFVKLGGPNVDVHGVVLDLPAKLCISRSVKRTEHEGNLQGGKAAAVVNRMLQKKELPKLGEGFTRITVCQSESDVEASLNTYSALGPSDTLPNGYFGQKNPDAKIQLGIMKFLKKVEVPAANAVSDANSIQSSFSPQIIKEMDSGSKGPESVSLIPENAGKDLMKDEDLLVCSVGRHVSLNDPPTLAFPSISTSDFQFDHEKASDIIVEKVEEFVNKLGNARLVLVDLSPRSKILSLVKAKAAKKTIDTNKFFTFVGDITRLYSEGGLRCNVIANAANWRLKPGGGGVNAAIFNAGGPALEVATKEQAKSLQPGRAVVVPLPSTSPLFSREGITHVIHVVGPNMNPQRPNCLDNDYITGCKVLRDTYTSLFEGFASVARSQEKLAKGSSENHGPNSSELQDYTEGVNMKHSPNNDQKSKREGDRDNGRSKKCKGSRDEVGADIPGCRTGKLEKNNDKNDGSMMKVWGSWAQALYHIAMHPERHKDVVLEISDNVVVLNDLYPKAKRHLLVLSRHEGLDCLADVRKEHLHLLRTMHDVGLRLAEKFLQEDASLIFRLGYHLAPSMRQLHLHVISQDFDSKHLKNKKHWNSFNTAFFLDSEDAIEEVSNNGKATLRDCESQLSMELRCHLCRSAHPTIPRLKSHISNCRAPFPPALLQSGRLVLAPCSAGIGP, from the exons ATGGACATCGATGACGCTCCTCAAGGCAAAGGCGAAGAAACAAAGGAGAAGCCTGTCGTGGTGATATTGGTGGGTGCACCAGGTAGCGGCAAGTCCACGTTCAGTGAACAAGTCATGAGCTCCTCTAAACGACCCTGGGTTCGCATTTGCCAG GACACCATTGGGGGTGGTAAATCTGGAACAAAAGCCCAGTGCCTGAAGAGTGCAACTAGTGCACTGAAGGATGGAAAAAGTGTATTTATTGACAGATGCAATCTAGACCGAGAACAGCGTGCGGAATTTGTGAAGCTCGGTGGTCCCAATGTAGATGTGCACGGTGTTGTGCTTGATCTTCCAGCTAAGCTATGTATATCTCGGTCGGTTAAAAGGACGGAGCACGAAGGAAACTTGCAAGGTGGAAAAGCTGCTGCAGTGGTGAACAGAATGCTACAAAAGAAAGAATTGCCTAAACTGGGTGAAGGGTTTACTCGGATCACAGTTTGCCAGAGTGAGAGTGATGTTGAAGCTTCTCTTAATACATATAGTGCACTTGGTCCATCGGACACTCTTCCAAATGGATATTTTGGTCAGAAGAACCCAGATGCCAAAATTCAACTTGGTATAATGAAGTTCTTAAAGAAAGTAGAGGTTCCTGCTGCTAATGCAGTCTCTGATGCAAACAGCATTCAGAGTTCCTTTTCTCCTCAGATTATTAAGGAAATGGATTCCGGCTCCAAAGGACCAGAAAGTGTTTCTTTGATTCCAGAAAATGCTGGTAAGGACTTGATGAAGGATGAAGACCTGTTAGTTTGCTCTGTTGGCCGTCATGTTTCTTTGAATGATCCTCCCACTCTGGCATTTCCATCTATTTCAACATCagattttcaatttgaccatgAGAAGGCCTCTGATATTATCGTCGAGAAAGTTGAGGAATTCGTAAATAAGCTTGGGAATGCCAGGCTTGTGTTGGTGGACTTGTCTCCTAGATCAAAGATTTTGTCTTTGGTCAAGGCAAAAGCTGCTAAAAAAACCATTGACACCAATaagttttttacttttgttggaGATATTACACGACTTTATTCAGAAGGAGGTTTACGCTGCAATGTAATAGCTAATGCTGCAAACTG GCGACTGAAACCTGGAGGTGGAGGTGTGAATGCTGCAATTTTTAATGCCGGTGGTCCAGCGCTTGAGGTTGCAACCAAAGAACAAGCTAAATCTCTTCAACCTGGAAGAGCTGTGGTTGTTCCTCTACCTTCGACTTCTCCCTTGTTTAGTAGGGAAGGGATCACCCATGTCATACATGTTGTTGGACCAAATATGAACCCACAGAGACCAAATTGTTTGGACAATGACTATATTACTGGCTGCAAAGTTCTCCGTGATACTTACACTTCATTATTTGAAGGTTTTGCATCTGTAGCTAGAAGCCAAGAAAAATTGGCCAAGGGAAGCAGTGAAAACCATGGGCCAAATTCTTCAGAGCTTCAAGACTACACTGAGGGTGTAAATATGAAGCATTCTCCAAATAATGATCAAAAGAGTAAGAGAGAGGGTGACCGTGACAATGGTAGAAGCAAAAAGTGCAAAGGATCTCGGGATGAAGTTGGAGCTGATATCCCTGGTTGTAGAACTGGGAAGTTAGAGAAGAACAATGACAAGAATGACGGAAGCATGATGAAGGTCTGGGGATCATGGGCTCAAGCTCTTTACCATATTGCCATGCATCCTGAGAGGCATAAGGACGTCGTTCTAGAGATATCTGATAATGTTGTAGTACTGAATGATCTTTATCCCAAG GCAAAAAGGCATCTTTTGGTGTTGTCGCGACATGAAGGTCTTGATTGCCTTGCAGATGTACGTAAAGAACACCTTCATTTGTTAAGGACGATGCATGATGTGGGTTTGAGATTGGCTGAGAAGTTCTTGCAAGAAGATGCATCGTTGATCTTCCGCCTTGGATATCACTTG GCCCCATCAATGCGACAACTTCACCTACACGTTATTAGCCAAGATTTTGATTCAAAACATTTGAAGAACAAGAAGCACTGGAACTCATTTAACACTGCTTTCTTCTTGGATTCAGAAGATGCAATTGAAGAAGTCAGCAATAATGGTAAAGCAACCCTAAGAGATTGTGAAAGTCAGTTATCTATGGAGTTGCGTTGCCATCTATGTAGAAGTGCACACCCCACCATACCTCGGCTAAAATCGCATATTAGCAACTGCCGAGCCCCCTTTCCACCTGCTTTGCTTCAAAGTGGCCGTCTCGTGCTAGCACCATGTAGTGCTGGCATTGGTCCTTAG
- the LOC133872301 gene encoding receptor-like protein 6: MRNPLFSWLFLISICSIFPSFCIFVVSGQCLGSQKSLLLQLKNNLTFYPLTFNPAMSKKLAQWNQSHDCCFWEGVNCAEGHVIGLDLSNEAISGGLDNLSSLFNLQNLENLSLAYNYFNGSQIPSKFDKLVNLRYLNLSNAGFGGQIPIAISHLPRLVSLDLSAVYFPEFTRLKLENPNLNMLVQNLPELIELNLDGVKIAAQGNEWCHALSSSLPNLRVLSLSNSDLSGPINSTLLKLQSLSIIRLDNNNLSSPVPEFFANFAKLTSLRLSSSGLIGTFPENIFQVPTLEILDLSNNVHLNGVLPDFPQNGSLRTLVLSNTNFSGTLSDTMGNLTKLSKIDLSNCSFRGSMPHSMAKLTQLLYLDMSSNNFIGPIPSFSMAKNLTQINLSRNDLIGHITSTRWEELRYLVSLDLRYNSLNGSIPASLFSLPSLQKLQLSNNQFSGELNQSSHASSDLLDTLDLSSNNLIGRIPMSVFELRALRILSLSSNKFNGSLQLLNVIQQLRNLSNLDLSYNMLWIEHDGTDGINSSLSSFPQITTLKLASSKLKKFPVFLRNLSELTYLDLSDNQIDGDVPNWLWELHKLVGLNLSFNSLVTLEGPLYNLYFLSVLDLSSNKLQGQLPVLPPYATYLDFSRNDFSSVIPASIGDSLNFAFFFSLSSNKFKGSIPVSICNATYLQVLDLSNNFFSGKIPQCLIEMSGTLGVLNLRRNELNGPIPDFFTSNCGLHTLNLNGNKIEGQLPKSLANCMKLEVVDIGNNLVKGNFPCYLKNTSMLRVLVLRSNKFDGPIGCSEPNATWPMLQIVDVASNNFTGNLPKVLAWKAMMVDENEAQSELKNLQFEVLSFNRFYYQDATTVTFKGLQLELVKILTVFTSIDFSCNNLEGPIPEEFRVLKSLYALNLSHNALTGQIPPSLANLIRLESLDLSRNKLTGEIPVELADGLHFLSFLDLSFNQLVGQIPQIKQFATFSEASYAGNKELCGSPLKVECDGNESNNQSPPAPASFRTFEVSHSNTRIVIDWNKIDWNYISPELGFIFGFGIVIAPLMFLKRWRIWYSKQIDNILFKIFPQLYLHKEYRRRRKHRN, from the coding sequence ATGAGAAATCCACTCTTTTCATGGCTTTTCTTGATATCCATATGCTCAATTTTCCCCAGTTTTTGTATCTTTGTGGTGTCTGGCCAATGTTTGGGCAGTCAGAAGTCATTGTTGCTCCAATTGAAGAACAACCTTACATTCTACCCCCTTACATTCAATCCAGCTATGTCCAAAAAACTAGCTCAGTGGAATCAAAGTCACGATTGCTGTTTTTGGGAAGGTGTAAACTGCGCAGAGGGACATGTCATTGGTCTCGATCTGAGCAACGAAGCCATCTCGGGTGGACTTGACAACTTAAGCAGCCTCTTCAATCTTCAAAATCTCGAGAACCTGAGTTTGGCTTACAACTACTTCAACGGTTCTCAAATTCCATCCAAGTTTGACAAACTTGTGAATTTGAGATATTTGAACCTATCAAATGCTGGCTTTGGTGGACAGATTCCAATTGCGATTTCGCACTTACCAAGGTTGGTTTCTCTTGATTTATCTGCCGTTTACTTCCCCGAATTTACTCGTCTGAAACTTGAGAATCCAAACTTAAATATGTTGGTTCAGAACCTTCCGGAGCTTATAGAACTTAATCTTGATGGGGTAAAGATAGCAGCACAAGGGAATGAGTGGTGCCATGCCTTATCTTCTTCACTGCCGAATCTGAGGGTGTTGAGTTTGTCAAATAGTGATCTTTCAGGCCCCATTAATTCCACCTTACTGAAGCTTCAGTCCCTCTCAATTATTCGTCTGGATAATAACAATTTGTCTAGTCCAGTTCCAGAGTTCTTCGCAAATTTCGCAAAATTGACGTCCTTGCGTCTCAGTTCTTCTGGGTTGATTGGAACATTTCCAGAAAACATCTTCCAGGTACCAACACTAGAGATTCTTGACTTGTCTAACAATGTACATCTTAATGGTGTTTTGCCAGATTTTCCTCAGAATGGGTCTCTTCGCACTCTGGTTCTTAGCAATACAAACTTTTCAGGGACATTATCAGATACTATGGGTAACCTTACAAAGTTGTCCAAAATAGATCTTTCAAACTGCAGTTTCAGAGGATCAATGCCGCACTCAATGGCAAAGCTTACCCAATTGCTTTATTTGGACATGTCATCCAACAATTTCATTGGACCAATTCCATCATTCAGCATGGCCAAGAATCTGACCCAAATAAACCTTTCTCGTAATGATCTAATTGGTCATATTACTTCCACTCGCTGGGAAGAGCTTCGGTATCTGGTAAGCCTTGACTTGCGTTACAATTCACTGAATGGGAGTATTCCAGCTTCTCTGTTTTCCCTTCCATCATTGCAAAAATTACAACTTTCCAACAACCAATTTTCTGGTGAACTCAATCAATCTTCTCATGCTTCTTCTGACCTACTGGACACTCTTGATTTAAGTAGCAACAACTTGATAGGGCGAATACCTATGTCTGTCTTTGAACTCAGGGCCCTTAGGATCCTCTCACTTTCTTCAAACAAATTCAATGGCTCCTTGCAGCTTCTTAATGTAATTCAGCAGTTGAGAAATCTTTCAAATCTTGATCTTTCGTACAACATGTTATGGATTGAACATGATGGAACCGATGGAATCAATTCATCTTTGTCGTCCTTTCCCCAGATTACGACATTAAAATTGGCCTCTAGCAAGTTGAAAAAATTTcctgttttcttgagaaacctATCGGAGTTAACCTATCTAGATCTTTCAGACAACCAGATTGACGGAGATGTACCAAACTGGCTCTGGGAACTTCATAAGCTCGTGGGCTTAAATCTCTCTTTTAACAGCCTAGTGACTCTGGAAGGACCTCTatacaatctttattttttgagtgTCCTGGACCTTAGTTCAAACAAGCTCCAGGGACAACTCCCAGTTCTACCACCTTATGCCACGTACTTGGATTTCTCAAGGAATGATTTCAGCTCTGTAATACCAGCTAGTATTGGTGACTCCCTgaattttgcttttttcttctctctttctagcAATAAATTCAAGGGTAGTATCCCAGTATCAATATGCAATGCGACGTATCTTCAAGTTCTAGATCTGTCTAATAATTTCTTCAGTGGAAAAATACCCCAATGCTTGATTGAGATGAGTGGGACTCTTGGTGTACTGAATCTAAGGAGAAACGAACTCAATGGCCCAATTCCTGATTTCTTTACAAGCAATTGTGGTTTACATACTTTGAATCTCAATGGAAACAAAATAGAAGGACAGTTACCAAAGTCCTTGGCCAATTGCATGAAATTGGAGGTCGTAGATATTGGGAACAACCTCGTCAAGGGTAACTTCCCATGTTACTTGAAGAACACATCGATGTTGCGTGTCCTTGTTTTGCGATCTAATAAATTTGATGGGCCCATTGGTTGTTCAGAGCCTAATGCTACCTGGCCAATGCTTCAAATTGTAGACGTAGCTTCAAACAATTTTACCGGTAACCTTCCAAAAGTTCTTGCTTGGAAGGCAATGATGGTTGATGAAAATGAAGCCCAATCAGAGCTCAAGAACCTCCAATTTGAAGTCCTGAGTTTTAATCGATTTTACTATCAAGATGCAACAACAGTTACTTTCAAAGGTCTACAATTGGAGTTGGTGAAGATTCTCACTGTCTTCACCTCGATTGATTTTTCCTGCAACAATCTTGAGGGGCCAATACCAGAAGAATTTAGAGTACTTAAATCACTATATGCACTCAACTTGTCGCACAATGCTCTTACAGGCCAAATTCCACCATCTCTAGCAAACTTGATTAGATTGGAGTCATTAGACTTGTCAAGGAACAAGCTTACAGGGGAGATCCCAGTGGAACTTGCAGATGGTCTGCATTTCCTTTCATTCCTAGACctttcgttcaatcaattggtGGGGCAGATTCCACAAATCAAGCAATTTGCTACATTTTCTGAAGCTTCTTATGCAGGAAATAAAGAATTATGTGGCTCTCCTTTGAAAGTGGAATGTGATGGTAATGAATCTAATAATCAGTCACCACCAGCGCCGGCATCATTTCGAACATTTGAAGTAAGTCATTCGAATACTCGGATTGTGATTGATTGGAACAAGATTGATTGGAACTATATAAGTCCTGAACTGGGATTTATTTTTGGCTTTGGGATTGTAATTGCGCCCCTTATGTTTTTAAAGAGATGGAGGATATGGTATTCCAAACAGATTGATAACATTCTTTTCAAGATCTTCCCTCAATTGTATCTCCACAAAGAATATCGTCGAAGACGAAAGCACAGAAATTAG
- the LOC133873410 gene encoding receptor like protein 22-like, whose translation MRNSLFSWFFLMLICSLQLSFCIFVASGQCLGDQQSLLLQLKNSLVFSSDSSTKLVNWNQSADCCLWEGVKCKEGHVIALDLTNESIHDGLNNLSSLFQLQHLQSLNLAYNNFNGSPIPSEFDKLTALRYLNLSYAGFAGQIPIAISRLTRLVILDFSSCYFPITVPLTLENPNFNLLVQNLSELIELYLDGVNISAQGNKWCEALSSSLPNLRVLSLSNCYLSGPIDSTLLKLQSLSIIRLDNNNLSTPIPEFFTNFTKLTSLRLSSSGLIGTFPRKIFQVPTLENIDLSNNVLLHGPLPDFPPNESLRTLVLSSTSLSGTLSDSIGNLTKLSRMDLSNCNFSGSMPRSLSKLTQLIYLDMSSNNFTGSIPSLRMAQKLTQINLSHNDLIGHITSTHWEELLNLVSLDLRYNSLNGSIPASLFSLPLLQKLDLSNSQFSGQLNEIPNVSSHLLDTLDLSNNNLEGPIPVSVFELRRLKILSLSSNNFNGSLQLNMIQQLRNLSHLDLSYNRLWIEYNRTNSSLSSFPQLTILKLASSRLKKFPDFLRNQSKLTYLDLSDNQIDGDIPNWIWKPSNLHYLNLSFNHLVTLEGPFSNLPSLSVLDLRSNQLLGQLPVLPPSATYLDFSRNNFSAVIPASIGDSLTYAYFFSLSSNTFNGSIPASICNATYLQILDLSNNLFNGKIPQCLIEMSGTLAVLNLRKNKLNGSIPNSFPGNCILQTLNLNRNLIEGRLPRSLGSCTKLEVLDIGNNLIEDTLPCYLKNYTFMLRVLVLRSNKFGGPIGCSEPNTTWPMLQIVDLASNNFVGELPKVFAWKAMTDYENEDQSQLNHRQFEAFSFNRFYYQDTITVTLKGLELEFVKILTVLTSIDFSCNNLEGPIPVEYGGLKSLYALNFSHNALTGQIPPSLANLTQLESLDLSRNKLEGEIPMQLADSLTFLSALNLSFNHLVGRIPLYKQFNTFSEASYAGNKGLCGFPLKVECTYAEPKPPPTLEESPSNYENVIDWNLISAELGIIFGFGIVIGPLMFFKRWRIWYSKYIDDILFGIFPRLYLGKEYRRRPMHRN comes from the coding sequence ATGAGAAATTCACTCTTTTCATGGTTTTTCTTGATGCTTATATGCTCACTTCAGCTCAGCTTCTGTATCTTTGTGGCGTCTGGACAATGTCTTGGCGATCAGCAATCCTTGTTATTGCAATTGAAGAACAGCCTCGTATTCAGCAGTGATTCGTCCACAAAATTGGTCAATTGGAATCAAAGTGCCGATTGCTGTTTATGGGAAGGTGTAAAGTGCAAGGAGGGACATGTCATTGCTCTTGATCTGACCAACGAATCCATCCATGATGGACTCAACAACTTAAGCAGCCTTTTCCAGCTTCAGCATCTCCAGAGCTTGAATTTGGCTTACAACAACTTCAACGGTTCCCCTATTCCATCAGAGTTTGACAAATTGACCGCTTTGAGATATTTGAACCTGTCATATGCGGGCTTCGCAGGGCAGATTCCAATTGCAATTTCGCGCTTAACAAGGCTAGTTATTCTTGATTTCTCTTCCTGTTACTTCCCAATAACTGTTCCTCTGACACTTGAGAATCCAAATTttaatttgctggttcaaaacCTTTCGGAGCTTATAGAACTTTATCTTGATGGTGTAAACATATCAGCACAAGGGAATAAGTGGTGCGAGGCCTTATCATCTTCACTGCCGAATCTAAGAGTGCTGAGTTTGTCAAATTGTTATCTGTCAGGCCCTATTGATTCCACCTTACTGAAGCTTCAGTCCCTCTCGATTATTCGTCTTGATAATAACAATTTGTCTACTCCAATTCCAGAGTTcttcacaaatttcacaaaattgACGTCCTTGCGTCTCAGTTCTTCTGGGTTGATTGGCACATTTCCAAGAAAGATCTTCCAGGTACCAACACTAGAGAATATTGACTTGTCTAATAATGTACTACTTCATGGTCCTTTGCCAGATTTTCCACCAAATGAATCTCTTCGCACTTTGGTTCTTAGCAGTACAAGCCTTTCAGGGACATTATCAGATTCTATTGGTAACCTAACAAAGTTGTCCAGAATGGATCTTTCAAACTGCAATTTCAGTGGATCAATGCCACGCTCATTGTCAAAGCTTACCCAATTGATTTATTTGGATATGTCATCCAATAATTTCACCGGATCAATTCCATCACTCAGAATGGCCCAAAAACTGACCCAAATAAACCTTTCTCATAATGATCTAATTGGTCATATTACTTCCACTCACTGGGAAGAGCTTCTGAATTTGGTAAGCCTTGACCTGCGTTACAATTCACTGAATGGAAGTATTCCAGCTTCCTTGTTTTCCCTTCCATTATTGCAAAAATTAGATCTTTCCAACAGCCAATTTTCTGGTCAACTGAATGAAATTCCAAATGTTTCTTCTCACCTTTTGGACACCCTTGATTTGAGTAATAACAACTTGGAAGGGCCAATACCCGTGTCTGTCTTTGAACTACGACGTCTTAAGATCCTCTCACTTTCTTCAAACAACTTCAACGGCTCCTTGCAGCTTAACATGATTCAGCAGTTGAGAAATCTTTCACATCTTGATCTTTCATACAATAGGTTATGGATTGAATATAATAGAACGAATTCATCTTTATCCTCATTTCCCCAGTTGACCATATTAAAATTGGCTTCTAGCAGGTTGAAAAAGTTTCCTGATTTTTTGAGAAACCAATCCAAATTAACCTATTTAGACCTTTCAGACAACCAGATCGACGGAGATATACCAAATTGGATCTGGAAACCAAGTAATCTTCATTATCTAAATCTCTCTTTTAACCATCTGGTGACTTTGGAAGGACCTTTCTCCAATCTTCCTTCTTTGAGTGTATTGGACCTTCGCTCAAACCAGCTCCTGGGACAACTCCCAGTTCTACCACCATCTGCCACTTACCTGGATTTCTCAAGGAATAATTTCAGTGCTGTAATACCAGCTAGTATTGGTGACTCCCTTACTTATGCttatttcttctctctttctagcAATACATTCAATGGGAGTATCCCTGCATCAATATGCAATGCGACATATCTTCAAATTCTGGATCTGTCTAATAATCTCTTCAATGGAAAAATACCCCAGTGCTTGATTGAGATGAGTGGGACTCTTGCGGTGCTGAATCTGAGGAAAAACAAACTCAATGGCTCAATTCCTAATTCTTTTCCAGGCAATTGTATTTTACAAACTTTGAATCTCAATCGAAACCTAATAGAAGGGCGGTTACCTAGGTCTCTAGGCAGTTGCACAAAGTTGGAGGTCTTGGACATTGGGAACAATCTCATCGAGGATACTTTGCCATGTTACTTGAAGAACTACACGTTCATGTTACGCGTCCTTGTTTTGCGATCTAACAAATTTGGCGGGCCCATTGGTTGTTCAGAGCCTAATACCACCTGGCCAATGCTTCAAATTGTAGACCTAGCTTCAAACAATTTTGTCGGTGAACTTCCAAAAGTTTTTGCCTGGAAAGCAATGACGGATTATGAAAATGAGGACCAATCACAGCTCAATCACCGCCAATTTGAAGCCTTCAGTTTCAACCGATTTTACTATCAAGATACAATCACAGTGACCTTGAAAGGTCTAGAATTGGAGTTTGTGAAGATTCTAACTGTCTTGACCTCGATTGACTTTTCGTGCAACAATCTTGAGGGGCCAATACCAGTAGAATATGGAGGGCTTAAATCACTATATGCTCTTAACTTCTCGCACAACGCTCTTACAGGCCAAATTCCACCATCTCTAGCAAACTTGACTCAGCTGGAGTCATTAGACTTGTCAAGGAACAAGCTTGAGGGGGAGATTCCAATGCAACTTGCAGATAGTTTGACTTTCCTTTCTGCCCTAAACCTTTCGTTTAATCATTTGGTGGGACGGATTCCACTGTACAAGCAATTTAATACATTTTCTGAAGCTTCCTATGCAGGAAATAAAGGATTATGTGGGTTCCCTTTGAAAGTAGAATGCACATATGCAGAGCCAAAGCCACCTCCAACACTTGAAGAAAGTCCTTCGAATTATGAGAATGTGATTGATTGGAACCTTATAAGTGCTGAATTGGGAATCATTTTCGGCTTTGGGATTGTAATTGGGCCCCTTATGTTTTTCAAGAGATGGAGGATATGGTATTCCAAATACATTGACGACATTCTTTTTGGGATCTTCCCTCGGTTATATCTCGGCAAAGAATATCGTCGAAGGCCAATGCACAGAAATTAG